TACCCTAATTGATTGGAACTCTGGGCATATTGGGCCGCTGCCTGCTGAACCGCCGCCAGGGCGGAATCATAGGCATTTTGATACTGATCGTACTGGGCCCGGCTAATGGCATTTTGCTCATACAATTGCTCATAACGGTGCAAGTTGCTTTCTGCCAGCCGCAATTGGGATTCGGCCGCATAGACCTGAGCGGAACCGATGGATACCGTTTGCTGAATATCTTTGGGATCAACCTCCATAAGAACATCTCCGGCCCGGACTACGCTGCCCAAATCCACATTTCTCCTAATAATTTTTCCACTGACCTGAAAGGCAAGCTGACTCTCGTATCTTCCCCGGACCTCACCGGAGTAAGTGGCACTTTCACTAAGTCCGTCCAATTTAACAACCTGCGAACGAACCAGCGGAATTTCTTCCTTCACTTTGTCTTTATTACCACACCCTGTCAATATCAAACATATACCCAAGATAAAAACAGTTATACCATTTCGAATCAACCGGCTTTTCACTTTATTCCCCCCACTTCAACTTGCAGCGGTAAGTACTTTAAAAATCTTATTACCAAATTTTTTGCGGCTACCGTGAAGAACTTCACCCCTATTGAAGTCAGAGTAAAATCATTGATAACTATTCGCTATGAATCTGCCTTTCCCTTTGAAGCCTTAAATTTGCCTGCCATTCATCATAATAACATAAACCTTGCGCTCTTTGCGTCTTTGCGGTTCCAAAGCCCCCGTATTTTCAAACTTTACCAACCCTTAACTGCCCGATATACCGCCTCAGCCACTGCCTCCGGCTTCACCTTGCTCATACAGCTGGCAGCACCGCGCGGACATTTTGTCTTATGACAAAATGAGCATTCCCCCTTACTGACCAATACCCCTTCCGTCTGTCCCGGGGGTGCATATATTCCGGGGTCTGTCGGGCCGAATATGGCTACCGTCGGTACGCCCAAGGCTGCGGCAATATAAAGCGGCCCCGTATCCCCGGTGACCACTGCCGCTGCTTGCTGAATAATGCCGGCCATTTCAAGCAGCCTCGTTTTGTCGATGGCATTAACGATAGATAGACCGGCCTTTGCCTGAATATGATCGCCCATTGCCACTTCCGCCTTGCTGCCGCACAGCACAATTTTAAAATTTTTACCGATAATTTGTCCGGTCCGGGCGAAAAATTCGGCCGGCCAATTTTTTGTTATCCATGTCGTTCCCGGTACGAAAACAACAAATCGTTCCCCGGGGGAAATTCCGGCATCTTTCAGAAAAGTTTCAGCAAACTGCTGCTCTTTTTCCGGTACCTTCAAAATCATTTTGCGGTCTACAGTTGTAATCCCTAAAGGTGCCAGCACACCAAGATAACGATCAATAATATGTCTGCCAAGAGGTTCCGCCGTTTCCGTCATAAACAGCGAGTTAAATTCTCTCGCCCGACTCATGCCGATACGCCGGTCAGTTTGCACCAGCCTTGCAATCATACCGGTCAGAAACAGTCCGTGTATATCCAGCACCGCATCAAACCGCCTTGCCGCCAGTGCTTTTTTCAAATCGCCCCATAAAGCAAAAGCCTTGGCGAATTCCAGCTTTTTTAAATAGTTGTCAAACCTTTCCCTTGACCAAACCATAATTTCATCAATATACGGATTGTCTGTCAACAGCTCCGCCGCTATCTCACCGACCAACCAGGTGATTCTGCACTCCGGCCAGGCCATTTTTAACGACCTGGCAACCGGCGTACAATGAAGCACATCGCCAATCGAGCTGAGCCGAATAATTAATATTGCCTTCATCCTGTGACCACCCATCTTTATCCGTTAAAGTCATGCTGCCGCGAAGAAACCGATAGTATTATTCTGGCATCTTCCCCGGCAAATATTTCGTCTGCTATTCGTTAATAATTGGCAGCGCAGCATCAATTCAAACTGTAGCAAAAAAAGTTCTAAATGAATTCAAAAAATTAGGCAGTAGAATATACTAAACAGAAATTTTTCTTTCTACTCGACATTCTTTTTTCTATTTTGCCATATTTCTGTCAAGAATTCACGCTATAATTATAAAAAAAGGAGAGTGATAGCATGACAAGTGCTAGCATAATGCATCTGGGAATAAATAGCGTTTACCTTCTTCTCATCACCGGCTATCTTTTCTTTCTCTATCGGTTCAACAAGATCCTGGATCTGGATTAGA
This region of Veillonellales bacterium genomic DNA includes:
- a CDS encoding glycosyltransferase family 9 protein; its protein translation is MKAILIIRLSSIGDVLHCTPVARSLKMAWPECRITWLVGEIAAELLTDNPYIDEIMVWSRERFDNYLKKLEFAKAFALWGDLKKALAARRFDAVLDIHGLFLTGMIARLVQTDRRIGMSRAREFNSLFMTETAEPLGRHIIDRYLGVLAPLGITTVDRKMILKVPEKEQQFAETFLKDAGISPGERFVVFVPGTTWITKNWPAEFFARTGQIIGKNFKIVLCGSKAEVAMGDHIQAKAGLSIVNAIDKTRLLEMAGIIQQAAAVVTGDTGPLYIAAALGVPTVAIFGPTDPGIYAPPGQTEGVLVSKGECSFCHKTKCPRGAASCMSKVKPEAVAEAVYRAVKGW